A single Chryseobacterium sp. DNA region contains:
- a CDS encoding MotA/TolQ/ExbB proton channel family protein yields the protein MEMNVSKNDEQVVARKAGGLNPAVIIPILFIIGVCIYLFVLGSPGNFKDADKLGSGSVAFSSVEGKDIHPESFLGIIYKGGVIVPILITFMITVIVFSFERYFVLGKAAGKGNLDNFVVQVRSLLNQNKIDEAIEECDRQQGSVGNVVKEGLTTYKALAHDTTLNKEQKMVALNKAIEEATTLEMPMLEKNMMILSTLGTVATLVALLGTVIGMIKAFFALGSGGGTPDAAALSTGISEALINTALGIGTSAIAIILYNFFTSKIDGLTYKIDEISMSIQQSFAEFN from the coding sequence ATGGAAATGAATGTTTCAAAAAATGATGAGCAAGTAGTTGCTAGAAAAGCGGGAGGTTTAAATCCAGCTGTTATTATTCCTATTCTATTTATTATAGGAGTATGTATTTATTTATTCGTTCTTGGTAGCCCAGGAAACTTTAAAGATGCAGATAAACTGGGAAGTGGGTCTGTAGCTTTTTCAAGTGTTGAAGGAAAAGACATTCACCCAGAATCGTTTTTAGGTATTATCTACAAAGGAGGGGTTATTGTACCAATCTTGATTACTTTCATGATTACGGTAATCGTTTTCTCTTTTGAAAGATATTTCGTTCTTGGTAAAGCTGCTGGAAAAGGAAACTTAGACAACTTCGTAGTACAAGTAAGAAGCTTGCTAAACCAAAACAAAATTGACGAAGCTATCGAAGAGTGCGACAGACAACAAGGTTCTGTTGGTAACGTAGTGAAAGAAGGTCTTACTACTTACAAAGCACTTGCTCACGATACTACATTAAATAAAGAGCAGAAAATGGTAGCTCTTAACAAAGCTATCGAAGAAGCGACTACTCTTGAGATGCCAATGCTTGAGAAAAACATGATGATCCTTTCTACTTTAGGTACTGTTGCAACGTTAGTAGCACTTTTAGGAACGGTAATCGGGATGATCAAGGCATTCTTCGCATTAGGTTCAGGAGGTGGTACTCCGGATGCTGCTGCTCTATCTACAGGTATCTCTGAAGCCTTGATCAACACGGCATTAGGTATTGGTACTTCAGCAATCGCTATTATCCTTTATAACTTCTTTACCTCTAAAATTGATGGATTAACTTATAAGATCGATGAGATCTCTATGAGCATCCAACAATCTTTCGCTGAATTCAACTAA
- a CDS encoding biopolymer transporter ExbD, whose translation MARVKPKRHGVVTDMTAMCDVAFLLLTFFILTTQFKKPDVEQIKPPSSISEKLLPDASLMTINATPDGKFYFQPVENASERVALLDKMGQKYGIAFDNKQKAAFQKVQAIGVPMNQLKGYLDMSEDEQKNYKSPTGIPMDSTNKQLIDWVKESLSVNPDYKLAIKGDVTTQYPKVKGLFEGLRDIDFLKFWLITSQEGKPNE comes from the coding sequence ATGGCGAGAGTCAAACCAAAAAGACATGGAGTAGTTACGGACATGACCGCAATGTGTGACGTTGCGTTCCTACTTCTTACGTTCTTTATCTTGACCACTCAGTTTAAAAAACCTGACGTGGAGCAGATCAAACCGCCATCTTCAATTTCGGAAAAATTGCTTCCTGATGCTAGTTTAATGACTATCAACGCTACTCCGGACGGGAAATTCTATTTCCAGCCGGTAGAAAATGCATCAGAAAGAGTTGCTCTTTTGGATAAAATGGGACAAAAGTATGGTATTGCTTTTGACAACAAACAAAAGGCTGCTTTCCAGAAAGTTCAGGCAATTGGAGTTCCAATGAACCAGCTTAAAGGGTACTTGGATATGTCTGAAGATGAGCAGAAAAATTATAAGAGTCCTACAGGTATTCCTATGGACAGTACAAATAAGCAATTAATTGATTGGGTAAAAGAAAGTTTGAGCGTTAATCCTGACTACAAGTTAGCAATTAAAGGAGACGTTACAACTCAGTACCCTAAAGTTAAAGGCCTGTTTGAAGGTTTAAGAGATATTGATTTTCTTAAATTTTGGTTGATTACATCACAAGAAGGTAAACCTAACGAATAA
- a CDS encoding biopolymer transporter ExbD, with protein MAEVQVQEKGGKGGKVRSKKQSTRVDMTPMVDLGFLLITFFMFTTTFSKPNVMDLGLPAKPKKDQPKPPPTEIKLSNSISILLGKNNRVFWHQQDATSLNDQNLTETTLDREGIRKVIQQAKSRAADPSKFTVIIKPTDDAVYKNFVDILDEMAITKSEQYGVTDVKPWEKAVYEKKIGGAATAPAATK; from the coding sequence ATGGCAGAAGTACAAGTACAAGAAAAAGGCGGCAAGGGCGGCAAAGTACGTTCCAAGAAGCAGAGTACCAGAGTTGATATGACTCCGATGGTGGACTTGGGTTTTCTATTGATTACCTTCTTTATGTTCACAACTACATTTAGTAAACCGAATGTTATGGATTTGGGTCTTCCGGCTAAACCTAAAAAAGATCAGCCGAAACCACCTCCAACAGAAATTAAACTTTCTAACTCAATTTCTATCTTATTAGGAAAAAACAATCGAGTATTTTGGCATCAGCAGGATGCTACATCCTTGAATGACCAAAATCTTACGGAAACGACTCTTGATAGAGAGGGAATTAGAAAAGTAATTCAGCAGGCAAAATCTAGAGCTGCAGATCCGAGTAAATTTACTGTGATCATTAAGCCTACTGACGATGCTGTATATAAGAACTTTGTGGATATTCTTGATGAAATGGCAATTACCAAAAGCGAACAGTACGGTGTTACTGATGTGAAGCCTTGGGAAAAAGCTGTTTACGAAAAGAAAATAGGTGGTGCTGCTACTGCACCTGCTGCTACAAAGTAA